The Panicum hallii strain FIL2 chromosome 9, PHallii_v3.1, whole genome shotgun sequence genome has a window encoding:
- the LOC112872956 gene encoding 14 kDa zinc-binding protein, producing MSSEKEAALAAVPNDNPTIFDKIIKREIPSTVVYEDEKVLAFRDINPQAPTHILIIPKVKDGLTGLSKAEETHVEILGYLLYVAKVIAKQEGLEDGYRVVINDGPSGCQSVYHIHVHLLGGRQMNWPPG from the exons ATGTCATCGGAGAAGGAGGCGGCGCTGGCCGCCGTGCCCAACGACAACCCCACCAT ATTTGATAAGATCATAAAAAGGGAAATACCGTCTACTGTCGTTTATGAGGATGAGAAG GTCTTGGCTTTCAGAGACATCAACCCTCAAGCTCCAACACACATCCTAATCATTCCCAAAGTCAAGGATGGATTAACTGGACTTTCGAAG GCGGAAGAGACGCACGTTGAGATACTTGGCTATCTCCTCTATGTTGCCAAAGTAATTGCGAAGCAGGAAGGACTCGAAGATGGCTACCGTGTTGTCATCAATGATGGCCCTAGTGGAT GCCAATCTGTTTACCACATCCACGTTCATCTCCTTGGAGGCAGGCAGATGAACTGGCCGCCAGGCTAA
- the LOC112877303 gene encoding uncharacterized protein LOC112877303 — MDGGDSSPVMTDSERRAYRYGHPAAPRLRGMRKSWSNDSLAGYGRASCVCAPTTHPGSFRCKHHRHAATNLGAAAAAPAPDAEAKHDEAQQTAPDADQQADKSS, encoded by the coding sequence ATGGACGGCGGCGACAGCAGCCCGGTGATGACGGACAGCGAGCGGCGGGCGTACCGGTACGGGCACCCGGCGGCGCCCAGGCTGCGGGGCATGCGCAAGTCCTGGTCCAACGACTCGCTCGCCGGCTACGGCAGGGCCTCCTGCGTGTGCGCGCCCACCACGCACCCGGGCTCCTTCCGCTGCAAGCACCACCGCCACGCCGCCACCaacctcggcgccgccgccgcggcccccgcGCCCGACGCCGAAGCGAAGCACGACGAGGCCCAGCAAACGGCGCCCGACGCCGATCAACAAGCGGACAAGTCGTCGTGA
- the LOC112874566 gene encoding spindle pole body component 110-like isoform X2, protein MRRFFSFRSFTSSAGNGKAAPANDAMNENKLDEGGTGRASQSPGARSFRSRSRHGASRNEESSHPQLRRSFSFSSSAIDRSLDERMMSRDIPCSMSNDSDAPGHIGEVECYTWSPERHPSRREYTIKVPNSHGFQETDSSHSRCQSCSTGHSPVSSPVALKCRPARLTNLLNKNEVLDLYIDSEQEVTRLNEKQNQKFPIRSTAPYLGQGRPPRPHSTAPSSPTLRKEIVESPSNIDIDDAWHSQLAHGGTNGTCKVASMCHGGGHDARHFKVSSEKLSHFEELRSQTMTTVEDIYEDLQDVRPPSPFFYSSSTDPVSSATSRYFAADISCHEESHGVHDFRLEQEADEKLLQRAKEVDACFMLSPLENRKLNALRDKRLDSTEMLQLIQGLIEDRKMLASELSSQIKARLTERFATKEEYKRSKLELETRTRRLEKEKIDIQSNLETELDRRSSDWSVKLERSQFEEQRLRERVREIAEQNVSFQREITLLQSYKVDATSRIKSLELQNKHLDNELQKVKVDHENLHNSLVESHDKLAQAIAERDKIRELLEDKAEANKALHKIIARLQRACNEQEKTIAGLRQGFGAELEKRAAGNSDMINRMQMELNRLTGVEQNLRKEIQSCTLEMESLRQENIAILNRLQRSEDGVNFSTILLDQELHARVESLQTQALSLLDDASQLCAKLLELIKPKSSKNSGDVDALVVIEHTLKYQSMNGGIENVKQRLRAIKSLLTEKQNKEETRQSAGGCLLGQEKDDIETRLREEAVISRILKEKLLSKELDIEQLQSDLAASVRIQDVLQNEIQRVQDELRCLTHKSKHLEVQVSKKDGTINQIEQDFQESAKELTALRCMLRTVSDERDVSWQESKQLKRTVNGLQNEVASLKQKIKLLDEDIMLKESEILLRDGEISILRDSIDKPFDICSPRSLKQFGLE, encoded by the exons ATGAGAAGGTTCTTCTCATTTCGCTCGTTCACAAGCAGTGCCGGGAATGGCAAAGCAGCACCGGCAAATGATGCCATGAACGAGAACAAACTTGATGAAGGTGGAACTGGCAGGGCTTCCCAATCTCCTGGTGCACGGTCATTCCGATCAAGAAGCCGGCATGGTGCATCGAGGAATGAGGAATCTTCCCATCCACAGCTCAGGAGGTCCTTTTCATTTTCATCATCAGCCATTGATCGTTCCTTGGATGAAAGGATGATGTCACGCGATATTCCGTGTTCTATGTCCAATGATTCTGATGCGCCTGGTCATATCGGCGAAGTGGA GTGCTACACATGGTCTCCAGAAAGACACCCCAGCAGAAGAGAATACACAATAAAGGTCCCAAATTCACATGGATTCCAAGAAACTGACTCATCTCATTCAAGATGCCAGTCATGCTCAACAGGACACTCTCCTGTCAGTTCTCCTGTTGCGTTAAAATGCAGGCCTGCTAGGTTGACCAATTTATTGAATAAGAATGAGGTGCTAGATCTGTACATCGATAGTGAGCAAGAAGTTACCAGATTAAATGAGAAACAGAACCAGAAATTCCCCATCAGATCTACAGCTCCATACTTGGGGCAGGGACGGCCACCACGGCCACATTCTACAGCGCCATCTTCACCAACATTGCGTAAAGAGATTGTTGAAAGCCCCTCCAACATTGATATTGATGATGCCTGGCACTCCCAACTTGCTCATGGGGGGACTAACGGCACCTGCAAGGTTGCATCTATGTGTCATGGAGGTGGCCATGATGCAAGACATTTTAAAGTATCTTCTGAGAAGCTTTCACATTTTGAAGAGCTCAGATCACAAACTATGACTACTGTGGAAGATATCTATGAGGACTTGCAAGATGTACGACCTCCATCTCCATTCTTCTACAGCTCTTCAACGGATCCTGTTTCTAGTGCTACCTCGAGATACTTTGCTGCAGACATTAGTTGTCATGAGGAGTCTCATGGTGTTCATGATTTCAGATTGGAACAAGAGGCTGATGAAAAGTTGCTTCAAAGAGCTAAAGAAGTTGATGCATGCTTTATGCTTTCTCCACTAGAAAACAGGAAGCTTAATGCACTCAGGGACAAGAGGTTGGATTCAACTGAAATGTTGCAACTCATTCAAGGTCTGATTGAAGATAGAAAAATGTTGGCATCTGAATTATCTTCACAGATTAAGGCACGTCTTACTGAAAGATTTGCAACCAAAGAAGAATATAAGAGATCCAAGTTAGAATTAGAAACTAGAACTAGAAGGCTGGAAAAGGAGAAGATCGACATACAAAGTAACTTGGAGACAGAATTGGATAGAAGGTCAAGTGATTGGTCAGTCAAGCTGGAGAGATCTCAATTTGAAGAACAAAGACTACGGGAAAGGGTAAGAGAGATTGCAGAGCAGAATGTGTCATTTCAGAGAGAAATTACTTTGCTTCAATCCTACAAAGTTGATGCTACTAGTAGGATTAAAAGTCTAGAGCTGCAAAACAAGCATCTGGACAATGAGTTACAGAAAGTAAAAGTTGATCACGAAAACCTTCACAACTCCTTAGTAGAATCGCATGATAAACTTGCTCAAGCTATAGCGGAAAGGGATAAAATCCGAGAACTTTTAGAAGACAAAGCGGAGGCCAATAAGGCGTTACACAAAATTATTGCAAGATTACAAAGGGCATGCAACGAACAGGAGAAAACAATAGCTGGCCTGAGACAAGGATTCGGTGCCGAATTAGAAAAGAGAGCTGCTGGAAATAGTGATATGATAAACAGAATGCAAATGGAACTTAACAGACTTACTGGGGTTGAACAAAATCTGAGAAAAGAAATTCAATCCTGTACCCTTGAGATGGAGTCTCTTAGGCAAGAGAATATAGCGATTTTAAATCGTCTACAAAGGAGTGAAGACGGAGTGAATTTTTCCACAATTCTTCTTGACCAGGAGCTTCATGCTAGAGTGGAAAGTCTGCAGACACAAGCTTTATCATTACTTGATGATGCTAGCCAACTTTGTGCCAAGTTGTTGGAATTGATCAAACCAAAGAGTAGCAAGAACAGTGGTGATGTTGATGCATTAGTAGTCATCGAGCATACTCTAAAGTACCAGAGCATGAATGGAGGAATTGAGAACGTAAAACAGAGGCTGCGTGCAATTAAATCCCTGCTGACGGAGAAACAAAACAAAGAAGAGACTAGACAGAGTGCTGGAGGTTGTCTTCTGGGACAAGAAAAG GATGACATTGAAACTAGGCTAAGAGAAGAAGCTGTGATCAGTAGAATACTAAAGGAGAAGCTATTGTCCAAGGAACTAGACATTGAGCAATTGCAGTCAGATCTAGCAGCTTCAGTTAGGATCCAAGATGTACTGCAAAATGAGATCCAGAGAGTTCAAGATGAACTACGTTGCCTTACACACAAGTCTAAGCATTTGGAAGTTCAG GTTTCAAAGAAAGACGGGACAATTAACCAGATCGAGCAGGATTTCCAGGAATCTGCTAAGGAGCTGACTGCTCTTCGGTGCATGCTCAGAACAGTAAGTGATGAAAGAGATGTCTCGTGGCAGGAATCAAAACAGCTGAAAAGAACTGTCAATGGCTTGCAAAATGAAGTCGCTTCACTGAAGCAGAAGATTAAATTGCTTGATGAAGATATAATGCTTAAGGAGAGCGAGATACTGCTTCGGGATGGTGAGATTTCAATATTAAGGGACAGTATTGACAAGCCGTTTGACATCTGCAGCCCTCGGTCCCTGAAGCAGTTTGGCTTGGAGTAA
- the LOC112874566 gene encoding spindle pole body component 110-like isoform X1, whose translation MRRFFSFRSFTSSAGNGKAAPANDAMNENKLDEGGTGRASQSPGARSFRSRSRHGASRNEESSHPQLRRSFSFSSSAIDRSLDERMMSRDIPCSMSNDSDAPGHIGEVECYTWSPERHPSRREYTIKVPNSHGFQETDSSHSRCQSCSTGHSPVSSPVALKCRPARLTNLLNKNEVLDLYIDSEQEVTRLNEKQNQKFPIRSTAPYLGQGRPPRPHSTAPSSPTLRKEIVESPSNIDIDDAWHSQLAHGGTNGTCKVASMCHGGGHDARHFKVSSEKLSHFEELRSQTMTTVEDIYEDLQDVRPPSPFFYSSSTDPVSSATSRYFAADISCHEESHGVHDFRLEQEADEKLLQRAKEVDACFMLSPLENRKLNALRDKRLDSTEMLQLIQGLIEDRKMLASELSSQIKARLTERFATKEEYKRSKLELETRTRRLEKEKIDIQSNLETELDRRSSDWSVKLERSQFEEQRLRERVREIAEQNVSFQREITLLQSYKVDATSRIKSLELQNKHLDNELQKVKVDHENLHNSLVESHDKLAQAIAERDKIRELLEDKAEANKALHKIIARLQRACNEQEKTIAGLRQGFGAELEKRAAGNSDMINRMQMELNRLTGVEQNLRKEIQSCTLEMESLRQENIAILNRLQRSEDGVNFSTILLDQELHARVESLQTQALSLLDDASQLCAKLLELIKPKSSKNSGDVDALVVIEHTLKYQSMNGGIENVKQRLRAIKSLLTEKQNKEETRQSAGGCLLGQEKVSGDDIETRLREEAVISRILKEKLLSKELDIEQLQSDLAASVRIQDVLQNEIQRVQDELRCLTHKSKHLEVQVSKKDGTINQIEQDFQESAKELTALRCMLRTVSDERDVSWQESKQLKRTVNGLQNEVASLKQKIKLLDEDIMLKESEILLRDGEISILRDSIDKPFDICSPRSLKQFGLE comes from the exons ATGAGAAGGTTCTTCTCATTTCGCTCGTTCACAAGCAGTGCCGGGAATGGCAAAGCAGCACCGGCAAATGATGCCATGAACGAGAACAAACTTGATGAAGGTGGAACTGGCAGGGCTTCCCAATCTCCTGGTGCACGGTCATTCCGATCAAGAAGCCGGCATGGTGCATCGAGGAATGAGGAATCTTCCCATCCACAGCTCAGGAGGTCCTTTTCATTTTCATCATCAGCCATTGATCGTTCCTTGGATGAAAGGATGATGTCACGCGATATTCCGTGTTCTATGTCCAATGATTCTGATGCGCCTGGTCATATCGGCGAAGTGGA GTGCTACACATGGTCTCCAGAAAGACACCCCAGCAGAAGAGAATACACAATAAAGGTCCCAAATTCACATGGATTCCAAGAAACTGACTCATCTCATTCAAGATGCCAGTCATGCTCAACAGGACACTCTCCTGTCAGTTCTCCTGTTGCGTTAAAATGCAGGCCTGCTAGGTTGACCAATTTATTGAATAAGAATGAGGTGCTAGATCTGTACATCGATAGTGAGCAAGAAGTTACCAGATTAAATGAGAAACAGAACCAGAAATTCCCCATCAGATCTACAGCTCCATACTTGGGGCAGGGACGGCCACCACGGCCACATTCTACAGCGCCATCTTCACCAACATTGCGTAAAGAGATTGTTGAAAGCCCCTCCAACATTGATATTGATGATGCCTGGCACTCCCAACTTGCTCATGGGGGGACTAACGGCACCTGCAAGGTTGCATCTATGTGTCATGGAGGTGGCCATGATGCAAGACATTTTAAAGTATCTTCTGAGAAGCTTTCACATTTTGAAGAGCTCAGATCACAAACTATGACTACTGTGGAAGATATCTATGAGGACTTGCAAGATGTACGACCTCCATCTCCATTCTTCTACAGCTCTTCAACGGATCCTGTTTCTAGTGCTACCTCGAGATACTTTGCTGCAGACATTAGTTGTCATGAGGAGTCTCATGGTGTTCATGATTTCAGATTGGAACAAGAGGCTGATGAAAAGTTGCTTCAAAGAGCTAAAGAAGTTGATGCATGCTTTATGCTTTCTCCACTAGAAAACAGGAAGCTTAATGCACTCAGGGACAAGAGGTTGGATTCAACTGAAATGTTGCAACTCATTCAAGGTCTGATTGAAGATAGAAAAATGTTGGCATCTGAATTATCTTCACAGATTAAGGCACGTCTTACTGAAAGATTTGCAACCAAAGAAGAATATAAGAGATCCAAGTTAGAATTAGAAACTAGAACTAGAAGGCTGGAAAAGGAGAAGATCGACATACAAAGTAACTTGGAGACAGAATTGGATAGAAGGTCAAGTGATTGGTCAGTCAAGCTGGAGAGATCTCAATTTGAAGAACAAAGACTACGGGAAAGGGTAAGAGAGATTGCAGAGCAGAATGTGTCATTTCAGAGAGAAATTACTTTGCTTCAATCCTACAAAGTTGATGCTACTAGTAGGATTAAAAGTCTAGAGCTGCAAAACAAGCATCTGGACAATGAGTTACAGAAAGTAAAAGTTGATCACGAAAACCTTCACAACTCCTTAGTAGAATCGCATGATAAACTTGCTCAAGCTATAGCGGAAAGGGATAAAATCCGAGAACTTTTAGAAGACAAAGCGGAGGCCAATAAGGCGTTACACAAAATTATTGCAAGATTACAAAGGGCATGCAACGAACAGGAGAAAACAATAGCTGGCCTGAGACAAGGATTCGGTGCCGAATTAGAAAAGAGAGCTGCTGGAAATAGTGATATGATAAACAGAATGCAAATGGAACTTAACAGACTTACTGGGGTTGAACAAAATCTGAGAAAAGAAATTCAATCCTGTACCCTTGAGATGGAGTCTCTTAGGCAAGAGAATATAGCGATTTTAAATCGTCTACAAAGGAGTGAAGACGGAGTGAATTTTTCCACAATTCTTCTTGACCAGGAGCTTCATGCTAGAGTGGAAAGTCTGCAGACACAAGCTTTATCATTACTTGATGATGCTAGCCAACTTTGTGCCAAGTTGTTGGAATTGATCAAACCAAAGAGTAGCAAGAACAGTGGTGATGTTGATGCATTAGTAGTCATCGAGCATACTCTAAAGTACCAGAGCATGAATGGAGGAATTGAGAACGTAAAACAGAGGCTGCGTGCAATTAAATCCCTGCTGACGGAGAAACAAAACAAAGAAGAGACTAGACAGAGTGCTGGAGGTTGTCTTCTGGGACAAGAAAAGGTATCCGGG GATGACATTGAAACTAGGCTAAGAGAAGAAGCTGTGATCAGTAGAATACTAAAGGAGAAGCTATTGTCCAAGGAACTAGACATTGAGCAATTGCAGTCAGATCTAGCAGCTTCAGTTAGGATCCAAGATGTACTGCAAAATGAGATCCAGAGAGTTCAAGATGAACTACGTTGCCTTACACACAAGTCTAAGCATTTGGAAGTTCAG GTTTCAAAGAAAGACGGGACAATTAACCAGATCGAGCAGGATTTCCAGGAATCTGCTAAGGAGCTGACTGCTCTTCGGTGCATGCTCAGAACAGTAAGTGATGAAAGAGATGTCTCGTGGCAGGAATCAAAACAGCTGAAAAGAACTGTCAATGGCTTGCAAAATGAAGTCGCTTCACTGAAGCAGAAGATTAAATTGCTTGATGAAGATATAATGCTTAAGGAGAGCGAGATACTGCTTCGGGATGGTGAGATTTCAATATTAAGGGACAGTATTGACAAGCCGTTTGACATCTGCAGCCCTCGGTCCCTGAAGCAGTTTGGCTTGGAGTAA
- the LOC112874569 gene encoding tRNA-specific adenosine deaminase TAD2 isoform X2, translated as MAAAAAFMERALEQAKFALDNLEVPVGCVIVEDGKVISSGSNRTNATRNATRHAEMEAIDVLLREWQKMGLDQAQVAEKFAGCDLYVTCEPCIMCATALSILGIREVYFGCANDKFGGCGSIMSLHQGSTSSDDLSGSQPPRPKGFKCTGGIMAEEAVALFRCFYEQGNPNAPRPHRPVRIPQQ; from the exons atggccgcggcggcggcgttcatGGAGCGGGCGCTCGAGCAG GCGAAGTTCGCGCTGGATAACCTCGAGGTCCCTGTAGG ATGCGTGATTGTTGAGGATGGGAAGGTGATTTCTTCTGGTAGCAACAGGACGAATGCCACTCGAAAT GCTACCAGACACGCTGAGATGGAAGCCATCGATGTCCTGCTTCGGGAGTGGCAGAAGATGGGTCTTGATCAGGCACAGGTTGCGGAGAAATTCGCAGGATGCGACCTTTATGTCACTTGTGAACCCTGTATAATGTGTGCAACGGCATTGTCGATCCTTG GAATAAGAGAAGTATACTTTGGTTGTGCCAATGACAAATTTGGAGGATGTGGCTCAATCATGTCGCTGCACCAGGGTTCTACTTCGTCAGATGATTTGTCAGG GAGCCAACCCCCTAGACCAAAAGGTTTCAAATGCACCGGAGGGATCATGGCTGAAGAGGCAGTGGCTCTTTTTAGGTGTTTCTATGAGCAAGGAAACCCCAATG CACCAAGGCCTCACAGACCAGTACGAATACCTCAGCAGTGA
- the LOC112874569 gene encoding tRNA-specific adenosine deaminase TAD2 isoform X1, translated as MIRGRRPSFAWREDPGLPVHPSPLTPRPSFAGYGFIGGFTSCSIAVSRLVRSLLLRPKDGRGGGVHGAGARAGCVIVEDGKVISSGSNRTNATRNATRHAEMEAIDVLLREWQKMGLDQAQVAEKFAGCDLYVTCEPCIMCATALSILGIREVYFGCANDKFGGCGSIMSLHQGSTSSDDLSGSQPPRPKGFKCTGGIMAEEAVALFRCFYEQGNPNAPRPHRPVRIPQQ; from the exons ATGATTAGGGGGCGGCGGCCTTCTTTTGCATGGAGGGAGGATCCTGGACTCCCTGTGCACCCTTCTCCTCTCACACCACGGCCTTCTTTTGCAGGGTACGGTTTCATCGGCGGCTTCACCAGTTGTTCTATTGCAGTTTCTCGTCTGGTTCGGTCTCTGCTTCTCCGGCCTAAG gatggccgcggcggcggcgttcatGGAGCGGGCGCTCGAGCAG GATGCGTGATTGTTGAGGATGGGAAGGTGATTTCTTCTGGTAGCAACAGGACGAATGCCACTCGAAAT GCTACCAGACACGCTGAGATGGAAGCCATCGATGTCCTGCTTCGGGAGTGGCAGAAGATGGGTCTTGATCAGGCACAGGTTGCGGAGAAATTCGCAGGATGCGACCTTTATGTCACTTGTGAACCCTGTATAATGTGTGCAACGGCATTGTCGATCCTTG GAATAAGAGAAGTATACTTTGGTTGTGCCAATGACAAATTTGGAGGATGTGGCTCAATCATGTCGCTGCACCAGGGTTCTACTTCGTCAGATGATTTGTCAGG GAGCCAACCCCCTAGACCAAAAGGTTTCAAATGCACCGGAGGGATCATGGCTGAAGAGGCAGTGGCTCTTTTTAGGTGTTTCTATGAGCAAGGAAACCCCAATG CACCAAGGCCTCACAGACCAGTACGAATACCTCAGCAGTGA
- the LOC112874568 gene encoding octanoyltransferase LIP2, mitochondrial-like codes for MGGGARRVLEAWRLGVARYGDALQLQERLVADRKAGRVGDLVLSLQHPPTYTLGKRREKAERNLLATEAELSALGAELHRTERGGDVTFHGPRQAVLYPILSLRALGLGARRYVEGLESAMIQVAALHGVTARPGDPGETGVWVGDRKIGAIGVRISSGFTWHGLAFNIDPDLGYFEHIVPCGIAGKGVTSLRREVPDGVELPADEVIHDQLVQCLGGTLGFTDVEFKDDS; via the coding sequence ATGGGCGGTGGCGCGAGGAGGGTCCTGGAGGCGTGGAGGCTCGGGGTGGCCAGGTACGGAGACGCGCTCCAGCTCCAGGAGCGTCTCGTCGCGGACCGCAAGGCCGGCCGCGTCGGCGACCTCGTGCTGTCGCTGCAGCACCCGCCGACCTACACCCTCGGCAAGCGGCGCGAGAAGGCCGAGCGCAACCTGCTCGCCACGGAGGCCGAGCTGAGCGCCCTGGGCGCCGAGCTCCACCGCACGGAGCGGGGCGGCGACGTCACCTTCCACGGCCCGCGGCAGGCCGTGCTGTACCCTATCCTCTCGCTCCGCGCCCTGGGCCTCGGCGCGCGGAGGTACGTCGAGGGGCTCGAGTCCGCGATGATCCAGGTGGCGGCACTCCACGGCGTGACCGCGCGGCCGGGTGACCCCGGGGAGACCGGCGTGTGGGTCGGGGACCGCAAGATCGGCGCCATCGGGGTCAGGATCTCGTCCGGGTTCACTTGGCACGGGTTGGCATTCAACATCGACCCCGATCTCGGGTACTTCGAGCACATCGTGCCGTGCGGCATCGCCGGCAAAGGGGTCACGTCGCTGCGGCGGGAGGTGCCGGACGGAGTGGAGCTCCCGGCCGACGAGGTCATCCATGACCAGCTTGTGCAGTGCCTGGGGGGAACTTTGGGCTTCACCGATGTGGAATTCAAGGACGATTCTTAA
- the LOC112874567 gene encoding octanoyltransferase LIP2, mitochondrial-like translates to MGSGARRVLEAWRLGVARYGDALQLQERLVADRKAGRVGDLVLSLQHPPTYTLGKRREKAERNLLATEAELSALGAELHRTERGGDVTFHGPRQAVLYPILSLRALGLGARRYVEGLESAMIQVAALHGVTARPGDPGETGVWVGDRKIGAIGVRISSGFTWHGLAFNIDPDLGYFEHIVPCGIAGKGVTSLRREVPDGVELPADEVIHDQLVQCLGGTLGFTDVEFKDDS, encoded by the coding sequence ATGGGCAGTGGCGCGAGGAGGGTCCTGGAGGCGTGGAGGCTCGGGGTGGCCAGGTACGGAGACGCGCTCCAGCTCCAGGAGCGTCTCGTCGCGGACCGCAAGGCCGGCCGCGTCGGCGACCTCGTGCTGTCGCTGCAGCACCCGCCGACCTACACCCTCGGCAAGCGGCGCGAGAAGGCCGAGCGCAACCTGCTCGCCACGGAGGCCGAGCTGAGCGCCCTGGGCGCCGAGCTCCACCGCACGGAGCGGGGCGGCGACGTCACCTTCCACGGCCCGCGGCAGGCCGTGCTGTACCCTATCCTCTCGCTCCGCGCCCTGGGCCTCGGCGCGCGGAGGTACGTCGAGGGGCTCGAGTCCGCGATGATCCAGGTGGCGGCACTCCACGGCGTGACCGCGCGGCCGGGTGACCCCGGGGAGACCGGCGTGTGGGTCGGGGACCGCAAGATCGGCGCCATCGGGGTCAGGATCTCGTCCGGGTTCACTTGGCACGGGTTGGCATTCAACATCGACCCCGATCTCGGGTACTTCGAGCACATCGTGCCGTGCGGCATCGCCGGCAAAGGGGTCACGTCGCTGCGGCGGGAGGTGCCGGACGGAGTGGAGCTCCCGGCCGACGAGGTCATCCATGACCAGCTTGTGCAGTGCCTGGGGGGAACTTTGGGCTTCACCGATGTGGAATTCAAGGACGATTCTTAA